A single region of the Calditrichota bacterium genome encodes:
- a CDS encoding M61 family metallopeptidase, with the protein MKRFSLKRGITFSILVFVILFMPAFGITKGLSISYDLSLAHPENHLFQVTLKIENNRARTIDVTLPAWSPGTYTLQDHARNLLQFKAETGDGTPLPATREDFDTWRVRANHHATVIIHYKILGLLHDDGACYLGADRAYVNGASVFMYVEGEKNRPATLTVRDLPADWDIATGLTSLPEPNRFSARNYDELIDCPLLMGKLDWFSFKVAGIPHYLAIWNLKNSNMPVQRVLKVFQGFVQQVYRMFGELDYTKYVFLIQLYNNFDALEHRNSCTLSFYPYKFDDPLQFDDFTWVGFHEYFHNFNVKRIRPDVLGPFDYKHPVYTKRLWISEGLTDYFPDVLFQRDGFWSKARLYRQLGEEISLFETLPARHWMSLESSSIQFWHLSDNKLNLEISYYNKGEIVGWMLDLELLHRTGGKHNLADVMRYLYRHYYKRGVGFSEKRGIQRDVEAVAGGSFQNFFDRYVRGTADIPYQKFLNYAGLKLAASPDTLPYTGIQTFPRKSISRVYATEQELHNSLDSITNVVMGSPAWKAGISKGDIILAVNGFRVSDGEWERIVNQTPVDSSVTFLLQREDKVITKIVRLTKSPFKTYSIVEDENATPEQIRLREIWLRGKPH; encoded by the coding sequence GTGAAACGGTTCAGTTTAAAACGGGGAATTACGTTTTCGATTCTTGTTTTTGTGATCCTTTTTATGCCGGCCTTCGGGATCACCAAAGGTCTGTCTATTTCTTACGATCTCTCGCTGGCGCATCCGGAAAATCACCTGTTTCAGGTTACCCTAAAAATCGAAAATAATCGGGCCCGCACAATTGATGTGACCCTGCCGGCGTGGAGTCCCGGTACGTACACGCTGCAAGATCACGCCAGAAATCTCCTTCAATTTAAGGCCGAAACCGGTGACGGCACACCGCTTCCGGCCACCCGGGAGGATTTCGACACCTGGCGGGTACGTGCAAATCACCACGCTACCGTGATCATTCACTACAAAATTCTGGGATTGCTTCACGACGACGGAGCGTGCTATCTGGGGGCCGACCGCGCGTACGTGAACGGCGCCTCGGTTTTCATGTATGTAGAAGGTGAAAAAAATCGCCCGGCCACACTCACCGTACGTGATTTACCAGCCGATTGGGACATTGCCACCGGGCTCACCAGCCTTCCGGAACCCAACCGTTTCAGCGCCCGAAATTACGATGAACTTATCGACTGCCCCTTGCTGATGGGAAAATTGGACTGGTTCTCTTTTAAGGTAGCGGGTATTCCGCACTACCTGGCCATCTGGAATCTAAAAAACAGCAATATGCCCGTCCAGCGGGTGTTGAAGGTTTTTCAGGGGTTTGTGCAGCAGGTGTACCGGATGTTCGGCGAGCTGGACTACACCAAATATGTGTTTCTGATTCAACTCTACAACAATTTTGATGCGCTGGAGCACCGGAATTCCTGCACGCTCAGTTTTTATCCCTACAAGTTTGACGATCCGCTTCAGTTCGACGATTTTACCTGGGTGGGATTTCACGAATACTTTCACAATTTTAATGTCAAGCGAATTCGTCCCGATGTGCTCGGGCCTTTTGATTACAAACATCCGGTGTACACCAAGCGTCTCTGGATCAGTGAGGGACTGACGGATTACTTCCCGGATGTGCTGTTTCAACGGGACGGTTTCTGGTCAAAGGCACGTCTGTACCGCCAACTGGGAGAGGAAATCAGCCTTTTTGAAACCCTGCCGGCCCGTCACTGGATGTCGCTGGAATCCTCCAGTATTCAGTTCTGGCATCTTTCAGACAACAAGCTCAATCTGGAGATTTCATACTACAACAAGGGTGAAATTGTCGGGTGGATGCTCGATCTGGAGTTGCTGCACCGTACCGGCGGAAAACACAATCTGGCCGACGTGATGCGCTACCTGTACCGGCACTACTACAAGCGGGGTGTCGGGTTTTCCGAAAAACGGGGCATTCAGCGCGATGTGGAGGCCGTTGCAGGCGGTTCTTTCCAGAACTTTTTTGACCGCTACGTTCGGGGAACAGCCGATATCCCCTATCAAAAATTTCTGAACTACGCCGGTTTGAAACTGGCAGCCTCCCCCGACACACTGCCTTACACGGGCATCCAGACATTTCCCCGAAAATCCATCAGCCGGGTGTATGCCACGGAGCAGGAACTCCACAACAGCTTGGACAGTATTACAAACGTTGTCATGGGCAGCCCGGCCTGGAAAGCCGGCATCAGCAAGGGAGATATTATTTTGGCCGTAAACGGGTTCCGGGTTTCCGATGGCGAATGGGAACGAATAGTCAATCAAACACCGGTTGACTCATCTGTGACATTTCTGCTTCAACGGGAAGATAAAGTGATTACAAAAATAGTCCGGTTGACTAAAAGTCCTTTTAAAACGTATTCAATCGTGGAAGATGAAAACGCCACGCCAGAACAGATCCGGCTGCGAGAAATCTGGCTTCGGGGAAAACCGCACTAA
- a CDS encoding tetratricopeptide repeat protein, translating to MKKQLPIFLILVFLGGCAHIPLHRETKRPVQKKTADYNPYALSSFIDGVFADLSQDYQGAALNYSEALAWDSTSATIYAALGQDYLRIGRVRTGLKLINKAVLLEPNNPRYREILISTYEQLGNFKAAIYHEKILLKLRPNDLSEHYHLASLYLVTKQNKKADAEFNKIYELSGKNPKTLRRIADFYLQAKNYKKVIQIYRELIQRQPNQEENYLNLGEIYEMNRDTTAATQFLEKTLAGHPSFSNVRRMLSDLYMNQGEWSKALALWQAVKDEDPQNIQPYLHIAELHVAQGDTARAIDFYHQIQTKFPNDWRSYYNLGRIYLEKKNFKDAIDNLEKAIQFNKQVPEAWLLLGLAYLQKRDDSLAEKTFAASLKVFPNDPRLNFYYGAVLNQNKKYKEAVVPLQKVLQRNQDYVDGLRELAFAYSNLKEYDKAEKTCLKALKVSPNNLSVILILASVYDEEKKYDKVDQLYEKALQIDPNNSVVLNNYAYSLATRGKELSRALQMAEKALAKEPENGAYLDTIGWLYYKMGDYKQALKFVKASTEKREPSAEVLEHLGDIYAKLGNAKKARFYWKKALDKDKTNERLLQKVAGGPI from the coding sequence ATGAAGAAACAACTTCCGATTTTTTTAATTTTAGTATTTTTGGGGGGATGCGCTCACATTCCCCTCCATCGAGAAACCAAAAGACCGGTTCAAAAGAAGACCGCTGATTACAACCCTTACGCGTTAAGTAGTTTCATCGACGGTGTTTTTGCCGATCTTTCTCAGGATTACCAGGGTGCCGCCCTGAACTACAGCGAAGCTCTGGCCTGGGATTCCACGTCGGCCACTATTTACGCGGCCCTGGGACAAGACTACTTGCGAATCGGACGGGTTCGAACCGGATTAAAACTCATTAATAAAGCCGTTCTCCTGGAACCGAACAATCCCCGCTACCGGGAAATATTGATTTCCACATATGAACAGTTGGGCAATTTTAAGGCCGCCATTTACCATGAAAAGATTTTGCTGAAATTGCGCCCGAACGATTTGTCAGAGCACTACCATTTGGCATCTCTTTATCTTGTAACCAAACAAAATAAAAAGGCGGATGCAGAATTTAATAAAATTTACGAGCTATCCGGAAAGAATCCCAAAACACTCCGGCGAATTGCCGATTTCTATCTTCAGGCCAAGAATTACAAAAAGGTGATTCAAATCTACCGGGAATTGATCCAGCGTCAGCCGAATCAGGAGGAAAATTATCTGAATCTCGGCGAAATTTACGAAATGAACAGGGATACAACAGCGGCCACCCAATTTCTGGAAAAAACCCTTGCCGGTCATCCCTCTTTTTCAAACGTTCGGCGCATGCTTTCCGATCTTTACATGAATCAAGGCGAATGGAGCAAAGCGCTGGCATTGTGGCAGGCCGTAAAGGATGAAGATCCCCAGAATATTCAACCGTATCTCCACATCGCTGAACTTCACGTTGCACAGGGAGACACCGCGCGCGCAATTGATTTTTACCATCAAATTCAGACAAAATTCCCGAATGATTGGCGGTCGTACTACAATCTGGGCCGAATTTACCTGGAAAAGAAAAATTTTAAGGATGCGATTGACAATCTCGAAAAGGCGATTCAATTCAACAAACAGGTCCCCGAGGCCTGGCTTCTTCTGGGACTGGCCTATCTTCAAAAGCGAGACGACTCGCTGGCAGAAAAGACTTTTGCCGCTTCACTGAAGGTCTTTCCCAATGATCCGCGCCTCAACTTCTATTACGGGGCTGTCCTCAATCAAAATAAAAAATACAAAGAAGCTGTGGTCCCTCTTCAAAAAGTCCTTCAACGAAACCAGGACTATGTGGACGGCCTGCGGGAATTGGCCTTTGCCTACTCCAATTTGAAGGAATACGACAAGGCGGAGAAAACCTGTCTGAAAGCGCTGAAGGTAAGTCCCAACAACCTTTCGGTTATTTTAATTCTGGCCTCTGTTTACGACGAAGAAAAAAAGTACGACAAGGTCGATCAATTGTACGAAAAAGCGCTCCAAATCGATCCGAACAATTCTGTCGTTCTTAACAATTACGCCTACAGTCTGGCAACCCGTGGCAAAGAACTTTCCAGAGCATTGCAAATGGCCGAAAAAGCCCTGGCAAAAGAGCCGGAAAACGGGGCCTATCTGGACACCATCGGGTGGCTCTACTACAAAATGGGGGATTACAAGCAGGCCCTTAAATTTGTAAAAGCCTCCACGGAAAAACGGGAGCCCAGCGCTGAGGTTCTGGAACATCTGGGGGATATTTACGCCAAGCTGGGAAATGCAAAAAAAGCCCGTTTTTATTGGAAAAAAGCCCTCGATAAAGACAAAACCAATGAGCGCCTGCTTCAAAAAGTGGCAGGGGGACCCATCTGA